From Vanessa cardui chromosome 11, ilVanCard2.1, whole genome shotgun sequence, the proteins below share one genomic window:
- the LOC124533605 gene encoding allantoinase-like — MSALHIFILTALLVAEISCRGFQVKNQAKQLFLSRRVVTDSGEFDGGVLVDEDGIISGIYTRDTLKGLKFDGETVQVIDGGDWALMAGVVDSHVHVNEPGRTSWEGYVTATRAAAAGGITTLVDMPLNSFPPTTTLENFKIKAAIAREEVYIDVAFWGGMIPGNEVELQNMIEAGVIGFKGYLIDSGITEFPNVEKDELDNIFSILNGSDVTMAFHTELPISAGNDTECENCEVADPNLYSTYLASHPPEMELNAASLLASYIPKYDVHVHVVHVSAAGVIPILEAAREERIKAGSRRWRGGVTAETCHHYLTFSSEQIPPGHTEFKCSPPIRDITNKLQLWEYIKERRIDLIASDHSPSVATMKGPNFMTAWGGIASVQFGLSLFWTEAKARGLSLSTVSHYLSAGPAHLCGLQNRKGTIKPGLDADLVFFDPEASFVVTPDIIFYKNKLSPYMYRVLTGKVMKTYVRGQLVYTDGAVYEKPQGQLLINDKVLFNSSNP; from the exons ATGTCGGcgctacatatatttatattaacagcgCTTCTag ttGCAGAAATTTCGTGTAGAGGGTTTCAAGTAAAGAATCAAGCAAAACAGTTATTTCTAAGTCGTCGTGTAGTGACAGACTCAGGAGAATTTGATGGAGGTGTACTAGTGGACGAGGATGGAATTATCTCAGGAATATATACACGGGATACACTTAAAGGACTCAAGTTTGATGGTGAAACCGTGCAG gtaataGATGGAGGCGACTGGGCTTTAATGGCGGGGGTAGTCGACTCACATGTGCATGTCAATGAGCCAGGTCGCACTTCGTGGGAAGGATACGTGACAGCCACCAGGGCTGCTGCTGCAGGCGGCATCACTACTCTCGTCGACATGCCTTT gaACTCATTCCCACCAACCACAACACtagaaaatttcaaaataaaggcTGCCATTGCGAGAGAAGAGGTTTACATAGACGTGGCATTTTGGGGAGGAATGATTCCGGGTAACGAG GTAGAGCTGCAAAACATGATCGAAGCAGGAGTCATCGGTTTTAAGGGGTATCTCATTGACAGCGGAATCACAGAGTTTCCAAATGTCGAAAAGGATGAACTGgacaatatattttctattttgaatGGATCTGACGTCACTATGGCT ttcCACACCGAGCTACCGATTAGCGCCGGTAATGATACTGAATGTGAGAATTGTGAAGTTGccg ATCCGAATTTGTACAGCACGTACCTCGCATCTCATCCTCCAGAAATGGAGCTCAATGCGGCATCATTACTGGCCAGTTACATTCCGAAATATGA TGTGCACGTGCACGTAGTACATGTTTCAGCTGCAGGTGTTATACCAATATTAGAAGCGGCGCGAGAAGAAAGGATAAAGGCTGGTTCTAGACGCTGGCGAGGTGGTGTAACCGCGGAGACCTGTCATCATTACCTGACATTCAGTTCTGAGCAAATCCCCCCCGGACACACTGAGTTCAAGTGTTCACCACCTATCAGAGATATCACAAACAAG ctTCAACTATGGGAATACATAAAAGAGAGAAGAATTGATTTAATAGCCTCAGACCATTCACCTTCAGTCGCTACAATGAAAGGACCCAATTTTATGACCGCTTGGGGAGGAATCGCTTCTGTTCAATTTG GTTTGTCTCTATTCTGGACGGAAGCAAAGGCTCGTGGGCTTAGTCTAAGCACTGTCAGCCACTACTTATCAGCAGGCCCGGCGCATCTGTGCGGCTTACAGAACAGAAAAGGAACCATAAAGCCAGGTCTCGACGCTGACCTCGTGTTCTTCGACCCTGAAGCTTCGTTTGTCGTTACACCAGacataatattctataaaaacaaG CTAAGTCCATATATGTATCGCGTGCTAACTGGCAAGGTCATGAAAACTTATGTGAGAGGTCAACTTGTATATACAGATGGAGCAGTGTATGAAAAACCACAAGGACAGCTGTTAATAAATGATAAGGTGCTGTTTAACTCATCAAATCCTTAG